A single region of the Labeo rohita strain BAU-BD-2019 chromosome 3, IGBB_LRoh.1.0, whole genome shotgun sequence genome encodes:
- the b9d1 gene encoding B9 domain-containing protein 1, whose translation MTSNNPAVFLLMVNGQIEAADFPEYDDLYCKYCFVYGHDWAPTSGLEEGISQITSKGRGSQSLVWNFPLDITFKSTNPFGWPQIVVSVYGPDTFGNDVVRGYGAVHIPFTPGKHTKTIPMFVPESTSRLQKFTSWLMGRRPEFTDPKVVAQGEGREVTRVRSQGFVTLQFNIVTKDMKKLGYETTSEHSAATGLTRTSQQP comes from the exons ATGACCTCAAACAATCCAGCTGTTTTTCTTCTCATGGTTAATGGGCAAATCGAAGCAGCCGAT TTCCCAGAATATGACGATCTTTACTGCAAGTATTGCTTTGTTTACGGACACGACTGGGCGCCCACATCA GGCTTGGAAGAGGGGATTTCTCAAATAACATCAAAAGGTAGAGGATCTCAGAGTTTGGTGTGGAACTTCCCATTGGACATCACCTTCAAAAGCACAAACCCATTTGGCT GGCCCCAGATTGTGGTTAGTGTGTATGGCCCTGACACTTTTGGAAATGATGTCGTGAGAGGTTATGGAGCCGTACACATCCCATTTACACCTGGAAA ACACACCAAGACCATCCCTATGTTCGTTCCTGAGTCTACATCAAGACTTCAGAAGTTCACAAG CTGGCTGATGGGAAGGCGTCCAGAATTCACAGATCCCAAAGTTGTTGCCCAAGGAGAGGGAAGAGAAG TTACGAGGGTGCGCTCACAAGGTTTTGTCACGCTACAGTTCAACATTGTGACTAAAGACATGAAGAAACTAGGTTATGAAACTACATCAGAGCATTCAGCTGCTACAGGACTGACAAGAACATCTCAACAGCCTTAA